In a genomic window of Campylobacter concisus:
- a CDS encoding tetratricopeptide repeat protein translates to MNKKLIIVALIGATISITSGQEISAFDAGNMDSANPYGLTDNEKVTLNNKRSVQNIEENMNNVLEQLQGLQSLIESMSARMNKLEQRINDIETKVNGGISDSGVSLTSLKAYVDETRDIQDKNYKNITAALNKLGAIMDKNAAQPKQNTNPKQQNKPTSNFSGKSDKDILADGIKLLNSGNSTEAAGYFEYLNKKGYKTGATNYYLGEVAYSQKSYSTAIQYYKKSIQNEDKADYTPKLLYHTAISFDKIGDTQSANRFYKALKVGYPDSKEAKASPNRN, encoded by the coding sequence ATGCAGGCAATATGGATAGTGCGAATCCATATGGTCTAACTGATAATGAAAAAGTTACCTTAAATAATAAGCGAAGTGTTCAAAATATTGAAGAGAATATGAATAATGTTTTAGAACAACTTCAAGGTTTGCAAAGCTTGATTGAGAGCATGAGTGCTAGAATGAATAAGCTTGAGCAAAGAATAAATGATATAGAGACGAAGGTAAATGGTGGCATAAGTGATTCTGGTGTAAGTTTGACATCACTGAAGGCTTATGTTGATGAAACTAGAGATATACAAGACAAAAACTACAAAAATATTACTGCTGCCTTAAATAAATTAGGTGCAATAATGGATAAAAATGCTGCCCAACCAAAGCAAAATACAAATCCAAAACAACAAAACAAGCCAACTTCAAATTTTAGTGGAAAAAGCGATAAAGATATTTTGGCTGATGGCATTAAACTTTTAAATTCTGGCAATAGCACAGAAGCAGCTGGATATTTTGAATATTTAAATAAAAAAGGCTATAAAACTGGTGCAACAAATTATTATTTAGGTGAAGTTGCTTACAGTCAAAAATCATACAGCACAGCTATACAATACTACAAAAAAAGCATACAGAACGAAGATAAGGCTGACTATACGCCAAAACTTCTATATCACACAGCTATAAGCTTTGATAAGATAGGTGACACGCAAAGTGCAAATAGATTTTATAAAGCTTTAAAAGTCGGCTATCCAGATAGCAAAGAAGCCAAAGCCTCTCCTAATAGAAACTAA
- a CDS encoding FKBP-type peptidyl-prolyl cis-trans isomerase — protein sequence MVVSKDQVITMFYELKDANTGEILESNMQEGGQISFITGHGHIIEKLEEEVSKLKSGERATISVKAAEGCGEYNNEAIQSLPKEQFAGIDLHEGMELFGQNEDGSSVRVIVKEIKDDEVTVDFNHPYAGKDLLFNVEVLEVRDATEDEKATGMVAGAHTCGCGGHDHEHEHECCGGHGHGHEDGGCGCGGHGHHHH from the coding sequence ATTGTTGTGAGTAAAGATCAAGTTATAACCATGTTTTACGAACTAAAAGATGCTAACACTGGTGAAATTTTAGAGTCAAACATGCAAGAAGGTGGCCAAATTTCGTTTATAACAGGGCATGGCCATATTATAGAAAAGCTTGAAGAAGAAGTAAGCAAGTTAAAATCAGGCGAAAGAGCAACTATAAGCGTAAAGGCAGCAGAGGGTTGTGGTGAATATAATAACGAAGCCATCCAGTCGTTACCAAAAGAGCAGTTTGCTGGTATAGATTTACATGAAGGAATGGAACTTTTTGGTCAAAATGAGGATGGCTCAAGCGTTCGTGTTATTGTTAAAGAGATCAAAGATGACGAAGTAACAGTTGATTTTAATCACCCATATGCTGGTAAAGATTTACTATTTAATGTTGAAGTTTTAGAAGTTAGAGATGCAACAGAAGATGAAAAAGCAACAGGTATGGTAGCTGGGGCTCATACTTGTGGTTGCGGTGGTCACGATCATGAGCATGAACATGAGTGCTGCGGTGGTCATGGACACGGACACGAGGA